From the Phoenix dactylifera cultivar Barhee BC4 chromosome 10, palm_55x_up_171113_PBpolish2nd_filt_p, whole genome shotgun sequence genome, one window contains:
- the LOC103703217 gene encoding cleavage stimulating factor 64 isoform X3, whose protein sequence is MAASASSQHRCVFVGNIPYDATEEQLIQICEEVGPVVSFRLVIDRETGKPKGYGFCEYKDEETALSARRNLQGYEINGRQLRVDFAENDKNADRNREQGRGGPGLTSSINVQRQLGGPSILGDSTLHQPMGLPLAATASSLMAGALGGAQTSGIQNGLQSQSGMGNDPLTHYLAGMSRHQLNEIMSEIKALFTQNKAFARQLLQGSPQLPKALFQAQIMLGMVTPQMMQMMNSQRSSILAPQPSSHIGQASSQKDALIGMLLRPSESQMPNVPQNPIGLQQSAHPLPSVLAQPQHQHPLPPLAQVLQGKIPGKHGATKTSSIQPQPLDDPSIQPNPPVQASKGLVPQIQPPLQQHHARAPGAAPLAQHPQLAIPNTSLHQPLLPHPSVSRLTPEMESALLQQVLSLTPEQVSSLPVEQRQQVLQLQQMLSSK, encoded by the exons ATGGCCGCCTCCGCCAGCTCTCAGCACCGCTGCGTCTTCG TTGGGAACATACCTTATGATGCCACGGAGGAGCAGCTGATACAGATATGTGAGGAGGTTGGCCCCGTGGTGTCCTTCAG GCTAGTAATTGATAGAGAAACTGGGAAGCCCAAAGGTTATGGATTTTGTGAGTACAAGGATGAAGAGACAGCTCTTAGTGCTCGTCGCAATCTTCAGGGCTATGAAATAAATGGCCGTCAATTACGTGTCGATTTTgctgaaaatgataaaaatgcTGACAGAAACAGAGAGCAG GGTCGTGGTGGACCAGGGTTGACATCAAGTATCA ATGTGCAAAGGCAATTAGGTGGACCCTCTATCCTTGGAGATTCAACTCTTCATCAACCTATGGGTCTGCCATTGGCTGCAACTGCTTCATCTCTCATGGCTGGAGCTCTAGGCGGGGCTCAGACTTCTGGCATACAAAATGGTTTACAAAGTCAGTCTGGAATGGGAAATGATCCCTTGACTCATTATCTAGCTGGGATGTCTAGACATCAATTGAATGAAATTATGTCTGAGATAAAG GCTCTGTTTACTCAAAACAAGGCATTTGCTCGACAACTATTGCAAGGGAGTCCACAGCTGCCAAAGGCTCTCTTTCAG GCACAGATAATGCTTGGCATGGTGACACCGCAAATG ATGCAAATGATGAACAGTCAGCGATCATCAATTTTGGCCCCCCAACCTTCATCTCATATTGGCCAAGCATCTTCACAAAAGGATGCATTGATTGGAATGTTGTTGAGGCCATCTGAAAGTCAGATGCCCAATGTACCACAAAATCCAATAGGTTTGCAGCAATCTGCACATCCGCTGCCCAGTGTGCTTGCTCAACCTCAACATCAGCACCCTCTGCCACCGCTAGCCCAAGTTCTCCAGGGAAAAATACCAGGCAAACATGGAGCTACCAAAACATCATCAATACAACCCCAGCCTCTTGATGACCCTTCTATTCAGCCAAATCCACCTGTACAGGCATCAAAAGGCCTGGTACCACAAATTCAACCCCCTCTTCAGCAGCATCATGCTAGAGCACCTGGAGCTGCCCCTTTGGCGCAACATCCTCAGCTGGCCATCCCAAACACAAGCCTTCATCAACCACTTTTGCCTCATCCTTCAGTATCTCGG CTTACACCTGAAATGGAGTCAGCTCTTCTGCAGCAAGTACTGAGTCTAACACCTGAGCAGGTAAGTTCATTACCTGTAGAGCAGCGACAACAAGTACTTCAACTCCAACAGATGTTATCAAGCAAGTAG
- the LOC103703217 gene encoding cleavage stimulating factor 64 isoform X2: protein MAASASSQHRCVFVGNIPYDATEEQLIQICEEVGPVVSFRLVIDRETGKPKGYGFCEYKDEETALSARRNLQGYEINGRQLRVDFAENDKNADRNREQGRGGPGLTSNVQRQLGGPSILGDSTLHQPMGLPLAATASSLMAGALGGAQTSGIQNGLQSQSGMGNDPLTHYLAGMSRHQLNEIMSEIKALFTQNKAFARQLLQGSPQLPKALFQAQIMLGMVTPQMMQMMNSQRSSILAPQPSSHIGQASSQKDALIGMLLRPSESQMPNVPQNPIGLQQSAHPLPSVLAQPQHQHPLPPLAQVLQGKIPGKHGATKTSSIQPQPLDDPSIQPNPPVQASKGLVPQIQPPLQQHHARAPGAAPLAQHPQLAIPNTSLHQPLLPHPSVSRISSSNYQLLMGGLEMLSKEAGTSASVSHDPTWASKTNTQNLGVGLVKQTRMAGDASERMNHPSKIRRSEDGSGAPQSMNSHSFSNRPISAQTIGTESVSVSQMTGFDAVQHSEKQMPQLTPEMESALLQQVLSLTPEQVSSLPVEQRQQVLQLQQMLSSK from the exons ATGGCCGCCTCCGCCAGCTCTCAGCACCGCTGCGTCTTCG TTGGGAACATACCTTATGATGCCACGGAGGAGCAGCTGATACAGATATGTGAGGAGGTTGGCCCCGTGGTGTCCTTCAG GCTAGTAATTGATAGAGAAACTGGGAAGCCCAAAGGTTATGGATTTTGTGAGTACAAGGATGAAGAGACAGCTCTTAGTGCTCGTCGCAATCTTCAGGGCTATGAAATAAATGGCCGTCAATTACGTGTCGATTTTgctgaaaatgataaaaatgcTGACAGAAACAGAGAGCAG GGTCGTGGTGGACCAGGGTTGACATCAA ATGTGCAAAGGCAATTAGGTGGACCCTCTATCCTTGGAGATTCAACTCTTCATCAACCTATGGGTCTGCCATTGGCTGCAACTGCTTCATCTCTCATGGCTGGAGCTCTAGGCGGGGCTCAGACTTCTGGCATACAAAATGGTTTACAAAGTCAGTCTGGAATGGGAAATGATCCCTTGACTCATTATCTAGCTGGGATGTCTAGACATCAATTGAATGAAATTATGTCTGAGATAAAG GCTCTGTTTACTCAAAACAAGGCATTTGCTCGACAACTATTGCAAGGGAGTCCACAGCTGCCAAAGGCTCTCTTTCAG GCACAGATAATGCTTGGCATGGTGACACCGCAAATG ATGCAAATGATGAACAGTCAGCGATCATCAATTTTGGCCCCCCAACCTTCATCTCATATTGGCCAAGCATCTTCACAAAAGGATGCATTGATTGGAATGTTGTTGAGGCCATCTGAAAGTCAGATGCCCAATGTACCACAAAATCCAATAGGTTTGCAGCAATCTGCACATCCGCTGCCCAGTGTGCTTGCTCAACCTCAACATCAGCACCCTCTGCCACCGCTAGCCCAAGTTCTCCAGGGAAAAATACCAGGCAAACATGGAGCTACCAAAACATCATCAATACAACCCCAGCCTCTTGATGACCCTTCTATTCAGCCAAATCCACCTGTACAGGCATCAAAAGGCCTGGTACCACAAATTCAACCCCCTCTTCAGCAGCATCATGCTAGAGCACCTGGAGCTGCCCCTTTGGCGCAACATCCTCAGCTGGCCATCCCAAACACAAGCCTTCATCAACCACTTTTGCCTCATCCTTCAGTATCTCGG ATTAGCTCATCAAATTATCAATTACTGATGGGTGGACTGGAGATGCTTTCAAAGGAAGCTGGAACATCTGCTTCTGTTAGCCATGATCCAACTTGGGCATCCAAAACTAATACACAAAATTTAGGTGTAGGTTTGGTAAAGCAAACAAGAATGGCAGGTGATGCATCGGAACGGATGAATCATCCTTCAAAAATACGTAGATCGGAAGATGGAAGTGGTGCTCCTCAGTCAATGAATAGCCACTCCTTTTCCAATAGACCTATTTCAGCTCAAACAATTGGCACTGAATCAGTATCTGTGAGTCAAATGACAGGTTTTGATGCGGTGCAACATTCAGAGAAACAGATGCCTCAG CTTACACCTGAAATGGAGTCAGCTCTTCTGCAGCAAGTACTGAGTCTAACACCTGAGCAGGTAAGTTCATTACCTGTAGAGCAGCGACAACAAGTACTTCAACTCCAACAGATGTTATCAAGCAAGTAG
- the LOC103703217 gene encoding cleavage stimulating factor 64 isoform X1 codes for MAASASSQHRCVFVGNIPYDATEEQLIQICEEVGPVVSFRLVIDRETGKPKGYGFCEYKDEETALSARRNLQGYEINGRQLRVDFAENDKNADRNREQGRGGPGLTSSINVQRQLGGPSILGDSTLHQPMGLPLAATASSLMAGALGGAQTSGIQNGLQSQSGMGNDPLTHYLAGMSRHQLNEIMSEIKALFTQNKAFARQLLQGSPQLPKALFQAQIMLGMVTPQMMQMMNSQRSSILAPQPSSHIGQASSQKDALIGMLLRPSESQMPNVPQNPIGLQQSAHPLPSVLAQPQHQHPLPPLAQVLQGKIPGKHGATKTSSIQPQPLDDPSIQPNPPVQASKGLVPQIQPPLQQHHARAPGAAPLAQHPQLAIPNTSLHQPLLPHPSVSRISSSNYQLLMGGLEMLSKEAGTSASVSHDPTWASKTNTQNLGVGLVKQTRMAGDASERMNHPSKIRRSEDGSGAPQSMNSHSFSNRPISAQTIGTESVSVSQMTGFDAVQHSEKQMPQLTPEMESALLQQVLSLTPEQVSSLPVEQRQQVLQLQQMLSSK; via the exons ATGGCCGCCTCCGCCAGCTCTCAGCACCGCTGCGTCTTCG TTGGGAACATACCTTATGATGCCACGGAGGAGCAGCTGATACAGATATGTGAGGAGGTTGGCCCCGTGGTGTCCTTCAG GCTAGTAATTGATAGAGAAACTGGGAAGCCCAAAGGTTATGGATTTTGTGAGTACAAGGATGAAGAGACAGCTCTTAGTGCTCGTCGCAATCTTCAGGGCTATGAAATAAATGGCCGTCAATTACGTGTCGATTTTgctgaaaatgataaaaatgcTGACAGAAACAGAGAGCAG GGTCGTGGTGGACCAGGGTTGACATCAAGTATCA ATGTGCAAAGGCAATTAGGTGGACCCTCTATCCTTGGAGATTCAACTCTTCATCAACCTATGGGTCTGCCATTGGCTGCAACTGCTTCATCTCTCATGGCTGGAGCTCTAGGCGGGGCTCAGACTTCTGGCATACAAAATGGTTTACAAAGTCAGTCTGGAATGGGAAATGATCCCTTGACTCATTATCTAGCTGGGATGTCTAGACATCAATTGAATGAAATTATGTCTGAGATAAAG GCTCTGTTTACTCAAAACAAGGCATTTGCTCGACAACTATTGCAAGGGAGTCCACAGCTGCCAAAGGCTCTCTTTCAG GCACAGATAATGCTTGGCATGGTGACACCGCAAATG ATGCAAATGATGAACAGTCAGCGATCATCAATTTTGGCCCCCCAACCTTCATCTCATATTGGCCAAGCATCTTCACAAAAGGATGCATTGATTGGAATGTTGTTGAGGCCATCTGAAAGTCAGATGCCCAATGTACCACAAAATCCAATAGGTTTGCAGCAATCTGCACATCCGCTGCCCAGTGTGCTTGCTCAACCTCAACATCAGCACCCTCTGCCACCGCTAGCCCAAGTTCTCCAGGGAAAAATACCAGGCAAACATGGAGCTACCAAAACATCATCAATACAACCCCAGCCTCTTGATGACCCTTCTATTCAGCCAAATCCACCTGTACAGGCATCAAAAGGCCTGGTACCACAAATTCAACCCCCTCTTCAGCAGCATCATGCTAGAGCACCTGGAGCTGCCCCTTTGGCGCAACATCCTCAGCTGGCCATCCCAAACACAAGCCTTCATCAACCACTTTTGCCTCATCCTTCAGTATCTCGG ATTAGCTCATCAAATTATCAATTACTGATGGGTGGACTGGAGATGCTTTCAAAGGAAGCTGGAACATCTGCTTCTGTTAGCCATGATCCAACTTGGGCATCCAAAACTAATACACAAAATTTAGGTGTAGGTTTGGTAAAGCAAACAAGAATGGCAGGTGATGCATCGGAACGGATGAATCATCCTTCAAAAATACGTAGATCGGAAGATGGAAGTGGTGCTCCTCAGTCAATGAATAGCCACTCCTTTTCCAATAGACCTATTTCAGCTCAAACAATTGGCACTGAATCAGTATCTGTGAGTCAAATGACAGGTTTTGATGCGGTGCAACATTCAGAGAAACAGATGCCTCAG CTTACACCTGAAATGGAGTCAGCTCTTCTGCAGCAAGTACTGAGTCTAACACCTGAGCAGGTAAGTTCATTACCTGTAGAGCAGCGACAACAAGTACTTCAACTCCAACAGATGTTATCAAGCAAGTAG
- the LOC103703215 gene encoding WD repeat-containing protein 20-like isoform X3, which translates to MAATSTSINAQSPGLKTYFKTPEGRYKLQYEKTHPAAILHYSHGKAVSQLTIAYLKEKPANQAPSTPSTPSSGGGVRSAAARLLGAGNGSRALSFVGGNGVSRVVSGNSRTGGSLGSSIGSSSSQSTSNYDGKGAYLIFNAADTLFISDLNSQDKDPIKSIHFSNSNPVCHAFDAEAKDGHDLLIGLHSGDVYSVSLRQQLQDPGRKLVAAQHYNKDGTINNSRCTGVAWVPEGDGAFVVGHADGNLYVYEKSKDGTADCSFPVIKDQTQFSVAHARSSKSNPIARWHICQGSINNISFSTDGAYLATVGRDGYLRVFDFTKEQLIFGGKSYYGALLCCAWSSDGKYILTGGEDDLVQVWSMEDRKIVAWGEGHNSWLFGRLVVLLLIPTGQHQIQMEQERMSCIALVPLARTLSCCCGTW; encoded by the exons ATGGCAGCAACGTCAACCTCCATCAACGCCCAGTCGCCGGGCCTCAAGACCTATTTTAAGACCCCCGAGGGCCGCTACAAGCTCCAGTACGAGAAGACCCACCCGGCCGCAATCCTCCACTACTCTCATGGCAAGGCCGTCTCCCAG ttgaCGATCGCTTATCTGAAGGAGAAACCTGCCAACCAGGCGCCGTCCACGCCGTCGACCCCGAGCTCCGGCGGAGGGGTGAGGTCGGCGGCGGCGAGGCTGCTTGGGGCTGGGAACGGGAGCCGGGCGCTTAGCTTTGTTGGGGGGAATGGCGTTAGCCGAGTGGTTTCGGGGAACAGCAGGACCGGAGGGTCCCTTGGATCCTCCATTGGATCGAGTAGTTCTCAGTCCACGTCTAATTATGACGGCAAGGGGGCGTACCTTATCTTCAATGCCGCTGACACTCTCTTCATCAGTGATCTCAATTCGCAGGATAAG GATCCAATCAAGTCCATCCACTTCAGCAACTCGAACCCTGTATGCCATGCCTTTGATGCCGAGGCTAAGGATGGGCACGATTTGCTCATTGGTCTGCACTCCGGTGACG TTTATTCGGTGTCATTGAGGCAACAATTGCAGGACCCTGGAAGGAAGCTCGTAGCAGCTCAGCATTATAACAAGGATGGCACTATAAATAACAG CCGATGCACTGGTGTTGCATGGGTTCCAGAAGGTGATGGTGCTTTTGTTGTTGGTCATGCTGATGGAAATCTGTATGTGTATGAAAAA AGCAAGGATGGGACTGCAGATTGTTCATTTCCTGTTATCAAGGATCAAACCCAATTTTCTGTTGCACATGCACGGTCAAGTAAG AGCAATCCAATCGCTAGATGGCATATTTGCCAAGGTTCAATCAACAACATTTCTTTCTCAACAGATGGAGCATATTTAGCCACTGTTGGCAGAGATG GTTATCTGAGAGTATTTGATTTCACAAAAGAGCAACTAATATTTGGTGGGAAAAGCTATTATGGTGCCTTACTATGTTGTGCCTGGAG TTCTGACGGGAAATATATATTGACTGGCGGTGAAGATGATCTAGTTCAAGTTTGGAGCATGGAAGACAGGAAGATAGTAGCGTGGGGTGAGGGACATAATTCATGG TTATTTGGCAGGTTAGTGGTGTTGCTTTTGATTCCTACTGGTCAGCACCAAATTCAGATGGAACAGGAGAGAATGTCATGTATCGCTTTGGTTCCGTTGGCCAG GACACTCAGCTGCTGCTGTGGGACCTGGTAA
- the LOC103703215 gene encoding dystrophia myotonica WD repeat-containing protein-like isoform X2 → MAATSTSINAQSPGLKTYFKTPEGRYKLQYEKTHPAAILHYSHGKAVSQEKPANQAPSTPSTPSSGGGVRSAAARLLGAGNGSRALSFVGGNGVSRVVSGNSRTGGSLGSSIGSSSSQSTSNYDGKGAYLIFNAADTLFISDLNSQDKDPIKSIHFSNSNPVCHAFDAEAKDGHDLLIGLHSGDVYSVSLRQQLQDPGRKLVAAQHYNKDGTINNSRCTGVAWVPEGDGAFVVGHADGNLYVYEKSKDGTADCSFPVIKDQTQFSVAHARSSKSNPIARWHICQGSINNISFSTDGAYLATVGRDGYLRVFDFTKEQLIFGGKSYYGALLCCAWSSDGKYILTGGEDDLVQVWSMEDRKIVAWGEGHNSWVSGVAFDSYWSAPNSDGTGENVMYRFGSVGQDTQLLLWDLVMDEIVVPFRSCPPGGSPTLSSGSHSAHWDNICPIGTLQPSPSMRDVPKLSPLVAHRVHVEPLSGLIFTNESVLTVCREGHIKIWVRPGNGESTQSNSSEAVAGFASSKDRPLTLSIKSTTSSYKQPSAVLFT, encoded by the exons ATGGCAGCAACGTCAACCTCCATCAACGCCCAGTCGCCGGGCCTCAAGACCTATTTTAAGACCCCCGAGGGCCGCTACAAGCTCCAGTACGAGAAGACCCACCCGGCCGCAATCCTCCACTACTCTCATGGCAAGGCCGTCTCCCAG GAGAAACCTGCCAACCAGGCGCCGTCCACGCCGTCGACCCCGAGCTCCGGCGGAGGGGTGAGGTCGGCGGCGGCGAGGCTGCTTGGGGCTGGGAACGGGAGCCGGGCGCTTAGCTTTGTTGGGGGGAATGGCGTTAGCCGAGTGGTTTCGGGGAACAGCAGGACCGGAGGGTCCCTTGGATCCTCCATTGGATCGAGTAGTTCTCAGTCCACGTCTAATTATGACGGCAAGGGGGCGTACCTTATCTTCAATGCCGCTGACACTCTCTTCATCAGTGATCTCAATTCGCAGGATAAG GATCCAATCAAGTCCATCCACTTCAGCAACTCGAACCCTGTATGCCATGCCTTTGATGCCGAGGCTAAGGATGGGCACGATTTGCTCATTGGTCTGCACTCCGGTGACG TTTATTCGGTGTCATTGAGGCAACAATTGCAGGACCCTGGAAGGAAGCTCGTAGCAGCTCAGCATTATAACAAGGATGGCACTATAAATAACAG CCGATGCACTGGTGTTGCATGGGTTCCAGAAGGTGATGGTGCTTTTGTTGTTGGTCATGCTGATGGAAATCTGTATGTGTATGAAAAA AGCAAGGATGGGACTGCAGATTGTTCATTTCCTGTTATCAAGGATCAAACCCAATTTTCTGTTGCACATGCACGGTCAAGTAAG AGCAATCCAATCGCTAGATGGCATATTTGCCAAGGTTCAATCAACAACATTTCTTTCTCAACAGATGGAGCATATTTAGCCACTGTTGGCAGAGATG GTTATCTGAGAGTATTTGATTTCACAAAAGAGCAACTAATATTTGGTGGGAAAAGCTATTATGGTGCCTTACTATGTTGTGCCTGGAG TTCTGACGGGAAATATATATTGACTGGCGGTGAAGATGATCTAGTTCAAGTTTGGAGCATGGAAGACAGGAAGATAGTAGCGTGGGGTGAGGGACATAATTCATGG GTTAGTGGTGTTGCTTTTGATTCCTACTGGTCAGCACCAAATTCAGATGGAACAGGAGAGAATGTCATGTATCGCTTTGGTTCCGTTGGCCAG GACACTCAGCTGCTGCTGTGGGACCTGGTAATGGATGAAATTGTGGTGCCATTTCGATCCTGTCCTCCTGGTGGGTCCCCAACACTCAGCAGCGGAAGTCATTCTGCTCACTGGGACAACATTTGTCCCATAGGCACACTTCAACCTTCTCCAAGTATGCGGGATGTGCCCAAACTCTCGCCTCTGGTTGCTCACCGTGTGCATGTAGAGCCACTCTCTGGTTTGATATTTACTAATGAATCAGTGCTTACTGTTTGTCGGGAGGGACATATCAAGATCTGGGTGAGGCCTGGGAATGGTGAAAGCACCCAATCAAACTCCTCCGAAGCAGTTGCAGGTTTTgctagttcaaaagacagaCCTCTTACATTATCCATCAAATCCACGACTTCAAGTTATAAGCAACCATCAGCTGTTCTCTTTACATGA
- the LOC103703215 gene encoding dystrophia myotonica WD repeat-containing protein-like isoform X1, whose product MAATSTSINAQSPGLKTYFKTPEGRYKLQYEKTHPAAILHYSHGKAVSQLTIAYLKEKPANQAPSTPSTPSSGGGVRSAAARLLGAGNGSRALSFVGGNGVSRVVSGNSRTGGSLGSSIGSSSSQSTSNYDGKGAYLIFNAADTLFISDLNSQDKDPIKSIHFSNSNPVCHAFDAEAKDGHDLLIGLHSGDVYSVSLRQQLQDPGRKLVAAQHYNKDGTINNSRCTGVAWVPEGDGAFVVGHADGNLYVYEKSKDGTADCSFPVIKDQTQFSVAHARSSKSNPIARWHICQGSINNISFSTDGAYLATVGRDGYLRVFDFTKEQLIFGGKSYYGALLCCAWSSDGKYILTGGEDDLVQVWSMEDRKIVAWGEGHNSWVSGVAFDSYWSAPNSDGTGENVMYRFGSVGQDTQLLLWDLVMDEIVVPFRSCPPGGSPTLSSGSHSAHWDNICPIGTLQPSPSMRDVPKLSPLVAHRVHVEPLSGLIFTNESVLTVCREGHIKIWVRPGNGESTQSNSSEAVAGFASSKDRPLTLSIKSTTSSYKQPSAVLFT is encoded by the exons ATGGCAGCAACGTCAACCTCCATCAACGCCCAGTCGCCGGGCCTCAAGACCTATTTTAAGACCCCCGAGGGCCGCTACAAGCTCCAGTACGAGAAGACCCACCCGGCCGCAATCCTCCACTACTCTCATGGCAAGGCCGTCTCCCAG ttgaCGATCGCTTATCTGAAGGAGAAACCTGCCAACCAGGCGCCGTCCACGCCGTCGACCCCGAGCTCCGGCGGAGGGGTGAGGTCGGCGGCGGCGAGGCTGCTTGGGGCTGGGAACGGGAGCCGGGCGCTTAGCTTTGTTGGGGGGAATGGCGTTAGCCGAGTGGTTTCGGGGAACAGCAGGACCGGAGGGTCCCTTGGATCCTCCATTGGATCGAGTAGTTCTCAGTCCACGTCTAATTATGACGGCAAGGGGGCGTACCTTATCTTCAATGCCGCTGACACTCTCTTCATCAGTGATCTCAATTCGCAGGATAAG GATCCAATCAAGTCCATCCACTTCAGCAACTCGAACCCTGTATGCCATGCCTTTGATGCCGAGGCTAAGGATGGGCACGATTTGCTCATTGGTCTGCACTCCGGTGACG TTTATTCGGTGTCATTGAGGCAACAATTGCAGGACCCTGGAAGGAAGCTCGTAGCAGCTCAGCATTATAACAAGGATGGCACTATAAATAACAG CCGATGCACTGGTGTTGCATGGGTTCCAGAAGGTGATGGTGCTTTTGTTGTTGGTCATGCTGATGGAAATCTGTATGTGTATGAAAAA AGCAAGGATGGGACTGCAGATTGTTCATTTCCTGTTATCAAGGATCAAACCCAATTTTCTGTTGCACATGCACGGTCAAGTAAG AGCAATCCAATCGCTAGATGGCATATTTGCCAAGGTTCAATCAACAACATTTCTTTCTCAACAGATGGAGCATATTTAGCCACTGTTGGCAGAGATG GTTATCTGAGAGTATTTGATTTCACAAAAGAGCAACTAATATTTGGTGGGAAAAGCTATTATGGTGCCTTACTATGTTGTGCCTGGAG TTCTGACGGGAAATATATATTGACTGGCGGTGAAGATGATCTAGTTCAAGTTTGGAGCATGGAAGACAGGAAGATAGTAGCGTGGGGTGAGGGACATAATTCATGG GTTAGTGGTGTTGCTTTTGATTCCTACTGGTCAGCACCAAATTCAGATGGAACAGGAGAGAATGTCATGTATCGCTTTGGTTCCGTTGGCCAG GACACTCAGCTGCTGCTGTGGGACCTGGTAATGGATGAAATTGTGGTGCCATTTCGATCCTGTCCTCCTGGTGGGTCCCCAACACTCAGCAGCGGAAGTCATTCTGCTCACTGGGACAACATTTGTCCCATAGGCACACTTCAACCTTCTCCAAGTATGCGGGATGTGCCCAAACTCTCGCCTCTGGTTGCTCACCGTGTGCATGTAGAGCCACTCTCTGGTTTGATATTTACTAATGAATCAGTGCTTACTGTTTGTCGGGAGGGACATATCAAGATCTGGGTGAGGCCTGGGAATGGTGAAAGCACCCAATCAAACTCCTCCGAAGCAGTTGCAGGTTTTgctagttcaaaagacagaCCTCTTACATTATCCATCAAATCCACGACTTCAAGTTATAAGCAACCATCAGCTGTTCTCTTTACATGA